A single genomic interval of Dyella sp. GSA-30 harbors:
- a CDS encoding PilZ domain-containing protein yields the protein MRIETTVLMSRGDQSQPTDLVDISATGVLLRRPLGWKGEAGQSWVLDMIFGHDLHIHLEAIVARVSSRHIGFAYTHIPEDKQVPLWNLLGGYADILEMWKDE from the coding sequence ATGCGCATCGAGACCACAGTGCTGATGAGCCGCGGCGATCAATCGCAGCCCACCGATCTGGTGGACATCTCGGCCACCGGCGTTCTGTTACGCCGCCCCCTGGGCTGGAAAGGCGAGGCCGGCCAGAGCTGGGTGCTGGACATGATCTTCGGCCATGACCTGCATATCCACCTGGAGGCCATCGTCGCGCGCGTATCGAGCCGCCACATCGGCTTTGCCTATACCCACATTCCCGAAGACAAGCAGGTGCCTCTGTGGAATCTGCTGGGCGGCTATGCGGATATTTTGGAGATGTGGAAGGACGAGTAG
- the acnA gene encoding aconitate hydratase AcnA, which yields MLDSFATRDTLNVNGSSYQIASLTKLGQRFDLKHLPYSLKILLENLLRHEDGVNVTSKEIEAIANWDAKAEPDTEIAFMPARVVLQDFTGVPCVVDLAAMRDAVVKLGGDATQINPLAPAELVIDHSVQVDAFGSESALEKNVEIEFERNQERYSFLRWGQKAFNNFKVVPPRTGIVHQVNLEHLARVVFTADKDGQSWAYPDTVFGTDSHTTMINGIGVLGWGVGGIEAEAAMLGQPSSMLIPQVVGFKLTGKLSEGVTATDLVLTVTQMLRKLGVVGKFVEFFGDGLKHLPLADRATIANMAPEYGATCGIFPVDQEALNYMRLSGRTEAHITLVESYAKAQGLWHDENAHEPRFTTTLELNLAEVKPSLAGPKRPQDRVLLEGVKQSFHDAVGPLTANRKPRNGDASRYAGEGGASAIGNEANAIGEGSVAVTRNNQSFDLKDGSVVIAAITSCTNTSNPAVMLGAGLLAKKAAAKGLTAKPWVKTSIGPGSLVVTDYLEKTGLLKELEKIGFYIVGYGCTTCIGNSGPLPPEISQGIGEGDLAVASVLSGNRNFEGRVHPEVKMNYLASPPLVVAYALAGTLDIDLTKDALGTGSDGKPVFLKDIWPSNKEISDTIAGAINPQMFEKNYADVFKGDTRWNHIASPDGSVYQWDDSTYIKNPPYFDGMSKEPGTIEDIHGARVLGVFGDSITTDHISPAGSIKKDSPAGRFLISKGVEPKDFNSYGSRRGNDDVMVRGTFANIRIKNLMLDGVEGGYTLYVPNGEQLAIYDAAMKYKADKTPLVVLAGKEYGTGSSRDWAAKGTLLLGVKAVIAESFERIHRSNLVGMGVLPCQFQDGENAQSLGLTGKETFDIVGLDGGESKTAKVTATAADGSTKSFTVKVLLLTPKEREFFRHGGILQYVLRQLASKKAA from the coding sequence ATGCTGGATTCATTCGCCACCCGCGACACGCTTAATGTCAACGGCAGCTCGTATCAGATCGCCAGCCTGACCAAACTTGGTCAACGTTTCGACCTCAAGCACCTCCCCTACTCGCTCAAGATCCTGTTGGAAAACCTGTTGCGCCACGAAGACGGCGTCAACGTCACCTCGAAGGAAATCGAGGCGATCGCCAACTGGGACGCCAAGGCCGAGCCCGATACCGAGATCGCCTTCATGCCCGCCCGCGTGGTGCTGCAGGATTTCACCGGCGTGCCTTGCGTGGTCGATCTGGCCGCGATGCGCGATGCGGTGGTCAAGCTCGGTGGCGACGCCACCCAGATCAATCCGCTGGCACCGGCCGAACTGGTGATCGATCACTCGGTCCAGGTCGATGCGTTCGGCTCCGAGTCGGCGCTGGAAAAGAACGTCGAGATCGAATTCGAGCGCAACCAGGAGCGTTACTCGTTCCTGCGCTGGGGGCAGAAGGCCTTCAATAATTTCAAGGTGGTGCCGCCGCGCACCGGCATCGTGCACCAGGTGAACCTGGAGCATCTTGCTCGCGTGGTGTTCACCGCGGACAAGGACGGCCAGAGCTGGGCCTATCCCGATACGGTGTTCGGCACCGACAGCCACACGACCATGATCAACGGGATCGGCGTGCTCGGCTGGGGCGTCGGCGGCATCGAAGCCGAAGCGGCCATGCTCGGCCAGCCCTCTTCCATGCTGATTCCGCAAGTGGTCGGTTTCAAGCTGACCGGCAAGCTCAGCGAGGGCGTCACCGCCACCGACCTGGTGCTGACCGTGACGCAGATGCTGCGCAAGCTCGGCGTGGTGGGCAAGTTCGTCGAGTTCTTCGGCGATGGCCTCAAGCACTTGCCGCTGGCCGACCGTGCCACCATCGCCAACATGGCGCCGGAATACGGTGCGACCTGCGGCATCTTCCCGGTCGACCAGGAAGCGCTGAATTACATGCGCCTGTCCGGCCGCACCGAAGCGCACATCACGCTGGTCGAAAGCTATGCCAAGGCGCAGGGCCTGTGGCACGACGAAAACGCGCACGAGCCGCGCTTCACCACCACGCTGGAACTCAACCTGGCCGAAGTGAAGCCGTCACTCGCCGGCCCGAAGCGCCCACAGGATCGTGTGCTGCTCGAAGGCGTCAAGCAGAGCTTCCACGATGCCGTCGGGCCGCTCACCGCCAACCGCAAGCCGCGCAATGGCGACGCTTCGCGCTATGCCGGCGAAGGCGGCGCGAGCGCGATCGGCAACGAAGCCAATGCCATCGGCGAAGGCTCGGTCGCGGTCACGCGCAACAACCAGAGCTTCGATCTGAAGGACGGCTCGGTGGTGATCGCCGCGATCACGTCCTGCACCAACACCTCCAACCCGGCGGTGATGCTCGGCGCCGGCCTGCTTGCCAAGAAAGCCGCCGCCAAGGGCCTGACCGCCAAGCCGTGGGTCAAGACCTCGATCGGCCCGGGTTCGCTGGTGGTCACCGATTACCTGGAAAAAACCGGCCTGCTCAAGGAGCTGGAAAAGATCGGCTTCTACATCGTCGGCTACGGCTGCACCACCTGCATCGGCAACTCCGGCCCGCTGCCGCCGGAAATCAGCCAGGGCATCGGCGAAGGTGACCTGGCCGTGGCGTCGGTGCTCTCGGGCAACCGCAACTTCGAAGGCCGCGTGCATCCGGAAGTGAAGATGAACTATCTCGCTTCGCCGCCGCTGGTGGTTGCCTATGCCTTGGCGGGCACGCTCGATATCGATCTGACCAAGGACGCGCTGGGCACCGGTAGCGATGGCAAACCGGTTTTCCTGAAAGACATCTGGCCGTCGAACAAGGAAATCTCCGACACCATCGCCGGTGCGATCAATCCGCAGATGTTCGAAAAGAACTATGCCGACGTGTTCAAGGGCGATACGCGCTGGAACCATATCGCCTCACCGGACGGCTCGGTCTATCAGTGGGACGACTCGACCTACATCAAGAATCCGCCCTACTTCGACGGCATGAGCAAGGAGCCGGGCACGATCGAGGACATCCACGGCGCGCGCGTACTGGGCGTGTTCGGCGACTCGATCACCACCGACCACATTTCGCCGGCCGGCTCGATCAAGAAGGACAGCCCGGCGGGCCGCTTCCTGATCTCCAAGGGCGTGGAGCCGAAGGACTTCAACTCCTACGGTTCGCGTCGCGGCAACGACGACGTGATGGTGCGCGGCACGTTCGCCAACATCCGCATCAAGAACCTGATGCTTGACGGTGTCGAAGGCGGCTACACGCTCTACGTCCCGAACGGCGAGCAGTTGGCCATCTACGACGCGGCGATGAAGTACAAGGCCGACAAGACGCCGCTGGTGGTCCTGGCCGGCAAGGAATACGGCACCGGCTCGTCGCGCGACTGGGCGGCCAAGGGCACGTTGCTATTGGGCGTCAAGGCCGTGATCGCCGAGAGCTTCGAGCGCATCCATCGCTCCAACCTGGTCGGCATGGGCGTGCTGCCCTGCCAGTTCCAGGACGGCGAGAACGCGCAGTCGCTGGGCCTGACCGGCAAGGAAACCTTTGACATCGTCGGCCTGGACGGCGGCGAATCGAAGACCGCCAAGGTCACCGCCACTGCCGCCGATGGCAGCACCAAGAGCTTCACCGTGAAGGTGCTGCTGTTGACGCCGAAGGAACGCGAGTTCTTCCGTCACGGCGGGATTCTGCAGTATGTGTTGCGGCAGTTGGCCAGCAAGAAGGCCGCCTGA
- the scpB gene encoding SMC-Scp complex subunit ScpB, which yields MQIEQLKPIIEAALLAASQPMTVVQLNELFNEDEEVGREDIAKALEALAADCEGRGVQLLEVASGFRYQVRQDVHPWISRMWTEKPSRYSRALLETLALIAYRQPITRPEIEQIRGVVVSSNIVKTLEEREWIRVVGYRDVPGKPALFGTTRLFLDYFNLKSLDELPPLSEIRDMEDPQMRIDQNPLPPRVIKDLPIDPDAELEHGTDDELAENQAQAEAEAQDKAAESHTPDNHVADPDASVDETDNDEAETFHVSPPASEHIAQDVTEPAAEHASDDALSVEEPDTAASTAKSDDAANTADAEHGDADEQDTEEYRA from the coding sequence ATGCAGATCGAGCAATTGAAACCCATTATCGAGGCCGCGTTGTTGGCCGCCTCCCAACCGATGACCGTCGTCCAGTTGAACGAGCTGTTCAACGAAGATGAGGAAGTCGGTCGCGAGGATATCGCCAAGGCGCTCGAAGCCCTGGCCGCCGACTGCGAAGGCCGCGGCGTACAACTATTGGAAGTCGCCTCCGGCTTTCGATACCAGGTACGCCAGGACGTGCATCCGTGGATTTCGCGGATGTGGACGGAAAAACCCAGCCGCTATTCGCGCGCACTGCTGGAGACGCTGGCCTTGATTGCCTATCGCCAGCCCATTACCCGCCCGGAAATCGAACAGATCCGCGGCGTGGTGGTGTCGTCCAATATCGTCAAGACACTGGAAGAGCGCGAATGGATCCGCGTGGTGGGCTACCGCGACGTGCCCGGCAAGCCGGCCCTGTTCGGCACCACCCGCCTGTTCCTGGACTACTTCAATCTGAAATCGCTGGACGAGCTGCCGCCGCTGTCGGAAATCCGCGATATGGAAGACCCGCAGATGCGGATCGACCAGAATCCGCTGCCGCCGCGCGTGATCAAGGATCTTCCGATCGATCCGGACGCGGAGCTGGAGCACGGCACGGACGACGAGCTCGCCGAGAACCAGGCGCAAGCCGAAGCCGAAGCGCAGGATAAGGCTGCGGAAAGCCACACGCCGGACAATCACGTCGCCGATCCGGATGCATCGGTCGACGAGACCGATAACGACGAAGCCGAAACTTTCCACGTTTCGCCGCCCGCATCCGAACACATCGCGCAGGACGTCACCGAACCTGCCGCCGAACACGCTTCCGACGACGCCTTGTCGGTGGAAGAACCCGATACGGCTGCGAGCACCGCCAAGAGCGATGACGCAGCAAATACCGCGGACGCCGAACACGGCGACGCCGACGAGCAAGATACCGAGGAGTACCGCGCATGA
- a CDS encoding ScpA family protein, protein MSTEPEAVVAPQDAFASVPQQQEMPLAIVRGEPMLQMPQDLYIPPDALEVILEAFEGPLDLLLYLIRRQNLDILDIPVAEITRQYMEYIELMRDVMRLELAAEYLLMAAILAEIKSRLLLPRPPSEEGIEEDPRAELVRRLQEYERFKRAAEDIDALPRLERDTVVVQADVGERNVIKLPPPLDLKELLLALKDVMHRAELFGHHAIKREALSVRQRMGELLGRLNDSQFHRFETLFDVSEGRLGVVVTFLAMLELAKEMLVEIVQEEPLAAIYVKAKVAMAEEPAEAEETAPDDDLAASAYE, encoded by the coding sequence ATGAGCACCGAGCCCGAAGCGGTCGTAGCACCGCAGGACGCTTTCGCGTCGGTACCGCAACAACAGGAAATGCCGCTGGCCATCGTGCGCGGCGAGCCGATGTTGCAGATGCCGCAGGATCTGTACATTCCGCCGGATGCGCTCGAAGTCATCCTGGAGGCGTTCGAGGGCCCGCTGGATCTGCTGCTTTATCTGATCCGCCGGCAAAACCTGGACATTCTGGATATTCCCGTCGCCGAGATTACCCGGCAGTACATGGAATACATCGAGTTGATGCGCGATGTCATGCGCCTGGAGCTGGCGGCCGAATACCTGCTGATGGCCGCGATCCTGGCCGAGATCAAGTCGAGGCTACTGTTGCCCCGGCCGCCCTCTGAAGAAGGCATCGAGGAAGACCCGCGTGCCGAGCTGGTACGTCGTTTGCAGGAGTACGAGCGGTTCAAGCGTGCTGCCGAAGATATCGATGCCCTGCCCCGGCTGGAGCGCGACACGGTAGTGGTCCAGGCCGACGTCGGCGAGCGCAACGTGATCAAGTTGCCGCCACCGTTGGACCTCAAGGAGCTTTTGCTGGCACTCAAGGATGTGATGCACCGTGCCGAATTGTTCGGTCATCACGCAATCAAACGCGAGGCGCTCAGCGTTCGCCAGCGTATGGGCGAGTTGCTGGGCCGCTTGAATGACAGTCAGTTCCACCGCTTTGAAACCCTGTTCGATGTCAGCGAAGGGCGGTTGGGCGTGGTGGTGACCTTCCTGGCCATGCTGGAACTGGCCAAGGAAATGTTGGTGGAGATCGTGCAGGAAGAACCGCTGGCAGCGATTTACGTCAAGGCAAAGGTGGCGATGGCAGAGGAACCGGCGGAAGCGGAAGAAACCGCCCCCGATGACGACCTCGCCGCGTCAGCCTACGAATAA
- a CDS encoding pseudouridine synthase, with protein sequence MNAPQKSVLTLKREPRNENVPPLEERLHKVLANAGLGSRRMLEQRIQAGEVEVNGAAAGIGASVHAGDRVTIDSKQFVVATDNRDETEVLVYHKPEGVVTTREDPEGRPTVFEQLPRLKGARWVAVGRLDINTTGLLLLTTDGDLANALMHPKSGLEREYLCRVHGEVPDEVIEKLKAGIELEDGPARFDEIAIISRGGSHSWFRVVIREGRNREVRRLWDSQGFLVSRLKRIRYGNVDLPRALRRGDCETLSEEIVKDLRKVTGLGAPQPVLTLSPVLHQRRANRNVTEYRPERGTGNAYAGGYADEARELRAFDRIRDEPTRGKPRRSPGKEVNGNVARPDRGANPGRRKPGGKRGVAPGQELPSVRTWFAGDSREGGGAARGPGRGYGGGAAGGGAGQGQRRGPGKPAGARSGNPYGGFGGGGQGQGQGGNRGGQGGRPGQGGGNRSQGSGGGRPQGSGGGRPQGGGGRPQGQGGGNRRPGGGGGNRSGGGNRGGNR encoded by the coding sequence ATGAATGCGCCGCAGAAATCCGTACTGACCCTGAAACGCGAACCGCGTAACGAAAACGTCCCACCGCTGGAAGAGCGCCTGCACAAGGTGCTGGCCAACGCGGGCCTGGGCTCGCGCCGCATGCTGGAGCAACGCATCCAGGCCGGCGAAGTCGAGGTGAACGGCGCGGCAGCCGGCATCGGCGCCAGCGTTCACGCCGGCGATCGCGTGACCATCGACAGCAAGCAATTCGTGGTCGCCACCGACAATCGCGACGAGACCGAAGTGCTGGTCTACCACAAGCCCGAAGGCGTGGTGACCACTCGCGAAGATCCCGAAGGCCGTCCCACCGTGTTCGAACAGCTGCCGCGACTGAAGGGCGCGCGCTGGGTCGCCGTGGGGCGCCTGGATATCAACACGACCGGCCTGCTCCTGCTCACCACCGATGGCGATCTCGCCAACGCGCTGATGCATCCCAAGAGTGGCCTGGAGCGCGAATACCTTTGCCGCGTGCACGGTGAAGTGCCCGATGAAGTCATCGAAAAACTCAAAGCCGGCATCGAACTCGAAGACGGCCCGGCCCGTTTCGACGAAATCGCCATCATCAGCCGCGGCGGCAGCCATAGCTGGTTCCGCGTGGTCATCCGCGAAGGCCGCAACCGCGAAGTGCGTCGCTTGTGGGACTCGCAGGGTTTCCTGGTCAGCCGACTGAAGCGTATCCGTTACGGCAACGTCGATCTGCCGCGCGCATTGCGCCGTGGCGATTGCGAAACGCTGAGCGAAGAAATCGTCAAGGACTTGCGCAAGGTGACCGGTCTGGGCGCACCGCAACCGGTGCTGACCCTGAGCCCGGTGCTACACCAGCGCCGCGCCAATCGCAATGTCACCGAATATCGCCCCGAGCGCGGCACCGGCAACGCATACGCCGGCGGTTACGCGGACGAAGCGCGCGAACTGCGTGCCTTCGATCGCATCCGCGACGAACCCACGCGTGGCAAGCCGCGCCGCAGCCCGGGCAAGGAAGTGAACGGCAATGTGGCTCGCCCCGATCGCGGTGCCAATCCGGGCCGTCGCAAGCCCGGTGGCAAGCGTGGCGTGGCGCCCGGGCAGGAGCTGCCTTCAGTGCGCACGTGGTTTGCCGGCGACAGCCGCGAAGGCGGCGGCGCAGCGCGCGGCCCCGGCCGTGGCTACGGCGGCGGTGCTGCCGGTGGTGGCGCGGGCCAAGGCCAGCGTCGCGGCCCCGGCAAACCGGCTGGCGCGCGTAGCGGCAATCCGTACGGCGGCTTCGGCGGCGGCGGTCAGGGCCAAGGCCAGGGCGGCAATCGTGGCGGCCAGGGCGGTCGTCCCGGTCAAGGCGGCGGCAACCGTTCGCAAGGCTCCGGCGGCGGTCGTCCGCAGGGTTCCGGTGGTGGTCGCCCGCAAGGGGGCGGCGGTCGTCCGCAAGGCCAGGGTGGCGGTAATCGTCGTCCCGGCGGCGGCGGTGGCAACCGTAGCGGCGGCGGCAACCGCGGCGGCAATCGCTGA
- a CDS encoding AMP-binding protein — protein sequence MSNERPWLKHYPDGVPAEIDINQYPSVVAVLEEAFERFRERPAFASFGKKLSYGQIDAMSKQFAGYLTGELKLVKGDRIAIMMPNVLQYPIALFGALRAGLIVVNTNPMYTARELKHQLEDSGAKAIVVLDNFAATLQQVVAETGVKHIVTTGIGDLLGLKGVLVNFVVKNVKKLVPAFSLPQAVRFKDALSRGAAHTVKTPDIGHDDIAFLQYTGGTTGVAKGAMLTHGNMVANMLQAGSWIGTNLRPGQEVVITALPLYHIFSLTANGLVFMRLGGLSWLITNPRDMPAFVKELKASGFTALTGVNTLFNGLLNTAGFAELDFSRLHLSLGGGMAVQRAVAERWKKVTGCTLVEAYGLTETSPAACINPLDLKEYNGSIGLPVSSTDAAIWSEDNQPLGVGEVGELMIHGPQVMKGYWQRPDETIKVLGSDGWLHTGDIAKMDENGYFYIVDRKKDMILVSGFNVYPNEVEDAVMQHPGVAEVAAIGMPDEHSGEVVKIFVVRKDPNLTVEELKQFCKENLTGYKRPKVIEFRDALPKSNVGKILRRELRDEKKPAAA from the coding sequence ATGAGCAATGAGCGTCCGTGGCTGAAGCATTATCCGGATGGTGTACCCGCAGAAATCGACATCAACCAGTACCCATCGGTTGTCGCGGTGCTGGAAGAAGCCTTCGAACGTTTTCGTGAGCGCCCGGCCTTCGCCAGTTTTGGCAAGAAGCTCAGCTACGGCCAGATCGATGCGATGAGCAAGCAGTTCGCCGGTTATCTCACCGGTGAGCTCAAGCTGGTCAAGGGCGATCGCATCGCGATCATGATGCCCAACGTGCTGCAATATCCGATCGCCCTGTTCGGCGCGTTGCGCGCCGGGCTGATCGTGGTCAATACCAACCCGATGTACACCGCGCGCGAGCTGAAGCATCAGCTGGAAGATTCCGGCGCGAAAGCCATCGTGGTGTTGGACAATTTCGCCGCAACCTTGCAGCAGGTCGTGGCAGAGACCGGGGTCAAGCACATCGTTACCACCGGCATCGGCGATCTGCTCGGCCTCAAGGGCGTGCTGGTCAACTTTGTCGTCAAGAACGTCAAGAAGCTGGTACCGGCCTTCAGCCTGCCGCAGGCGGTGCGCTTCAAGGACGCCTTGTCGCGTGGCGCGGCCCACACGGTGAAGACGCCCGATATCGGTCACGACGACATCGCCTTCCTGCAGTACACCGGCGGCACCACCGGTGTGGCCAAGGGTGCGATGCTCACGCACGGCAATATGGTCGCCAACATGCTGCAGGCCGGTTCGTGGATCGGCACCAATCTGCGACCGGGCCAGGAAGTGGTGATTACGGCGTTGCCGCTGTATCACATCTTTTCGCTGACCGCGAACGGCCTGGTGTTCATGCGCCTTGGTGGCCTGAGCTGGCTGATTACCAATCCGCGCGACATGCCTGCCTTCGTCAAGGAGCTCAAGGCATCGGGTTTTACCGCATTGACCGGCGTCAATACGCTGTTCAATGGCCTGCTCAATACGGCGGGCTTTGCCGAGCTCGATTTCTCGCGCCTGCACCTGAGCCTGGGTGGCGGCATGGCCGTGCAGCGCGCGGTGGCCGAACGCTGGAAAAAGGTGACCGGCTGCACCCTGGTCGAGGCCTACGGCCTGACCGAAACCTCGCCGGCGGCATGTATCAACCCGCTCGACCTGAAGGAGTACAACGGCTCCATCGGCCTGCCGGTGTCCTCCACCGATGCGGCAATCTGGTCCGAAGACAACCAGCCGCTTGGCGTGGGCGAAGTGGGTGAGCTGATGATCCACGGCCCGCAGGTGATGAAGGGTTACTGGCAGCGTCCGGACGAAACCATCAAGGTGCTCGGCAGCGACGGTTGGCTGCACACTGGCGACATCGCCAAGATGGACGAGAACGGCTACTTCTATATCGTCGATCGCAAGAAGGACATGATCCTGGTGTCCGGCTTCAACGTGTACCCGAACGAAGTCGAAGACGCCGTCATGCAGCACCCTGGCGTGGCCGAAGTGGCCGCCATCGGCATGCCCGACGAGCATTCCGGCGAAGTGGTGAAGATTTTCGTGGTGCGCAAGGACCCGAACCTTACCGTCGAGGAGCTCAAGCAGTTCTGCAAGGAGAACCTCACCGGTTATAAGCGCCCCAAGGTGATCGAGTTCCGCGACGCGCTGCCCAAGAGCAATGTAGGCAAGATTCTGCGGCGTGAACTACGCGATGAGAAGAAGCCGGCTGCGGCCTGA